GAGCCAGAAATGCTGCGCAGCGTATTGGATAAACGTTCTGTTAAATTGTCGAACATGTCATGCCTTCTCAAAACCATGCCCTAACTCTGCGATTGAAAGCTAAGACTATTGAAATAAACGGTGTAAACTGGTGAAGTATACCTGAGCCTATAGCAGTAACCCAAATCCAATTCAGTATCGCGCAGCAAACAGCCAATAACCGCATCAATGAATTGAACTGTTACTGCAACAAGCACCATAACCGGAAACGCAATAAGAGCCACAATAAGAAACGCTATGACTGTACTTTTTGAAATAAGCGCCATTACTCTGTATTTATTAGCAGCGACCTACCAAGGGGCCTTTCTACTCAACCTTGCCAAGCAGCCGCAAAAAACACTGCTACTGGGCCTTAGCGCACTGGCGCTGCTATGTCACGGCATCAGCCTGTTTAGCCGCCCTATCGATTTAGGCCTGCTAAATATTAGCTCGCTATTCTTTTGGTTTATCGCCTTACTGGCCTTGCTCAGCACCCTGCGCCGCCCCACCTACAATTTGTTAGTGGTGCTGCTGCCGCTGGCCGCGCTGGCCATTGCCGCCGGCATGAGCAACACCACTGCCCAACCACTGCAAAGCCACCTCAGCAAGGGTATGCTCAGCCATATACTCAGCTCCATACTGGCCTATAGCGTACTCACTATCGCCATGTTTCAAGCTATCGCCCTGAGCATACAAGACCATCAACTGAAGCAGCATCACGTTAAAGGCATCATCCGCGCCCTGCCGCCACTACAAACCATGGAGGCCATGCTGTTTGAGCTGCTATGGATAGGCGTAGTGTTATTAAGTATTTCCATACTTAGCGGTATCGTTTTTTTAGAGGATATTTTCGCCCAACACCTCATCCACAAAACCGCACTAAGCATCGCTGCCTGGTGTATTTTTAGCACTTTATTGTGGGGCCACTGGCAGCTGGGCTGGCGCAGCCAAACCGCAGTGCGCTGGACCATAGGCGGCTTTATCGCCTTGATGCTAGGCTATTTTGGCAGCAAATTTGTATTGGAAATTATTCTTCAATAACACTTATTGCGTGTTCAGCCTTTTTTCGTCAAGATACGCGCTTGTTGACCCTATAAGGAATATCACTCGTTGGACGAGTTATCGTTAAACCTGCTTTTTACTATTATTGCCATTCTTATTTTGTTATCGGCCTTCTTCTCTAGCGCCGAAACCGGCATGATGTCACTCAACCGCTATCGCCTTAAACATCTGCTTAAGCAGCGCCACAAGGGTGCCCGTAGAGCCTACAAACTACTAAAAAAACCCGATCAATTAATTAGCTTAATTTTAATTGGCAACAATCTGGTTAACTTTATTACCGCATCGTTATTTACCGTGGTCGCTATACGACTATGGGGCGAAGATGCAGCGGTCGTTGCCGCCCCCGTTATTTTAACTATGGTGGTGTTGATATTTGCAGAAATCACCCCTAAAACCATCGCGGCTTTACACCCCGAAAAAATCGCCTTCCCAGCCGCCAATGTTTTAACGGTGCTACTGAAAATTCTATTCCCCGTTGTGTGGTTAATTAATAGCCTCACCAACGGCATACTCAAATTAATAGGCATCGACCCCAGCATCAACAGCAACGAAGACCTTAGCTCGGCCGAACTACGCACTATCGTGGGCGAAGCCGGGCCACATATACCCAAGCGCCACCAAGGCATGTTGATCAATATACTCGACCTAGAAGACATCTGTGTTGAAGATATTATGATCCCTCGCAACGAAGTAGTGGGCATAGACTTACAAGAAACTGACGAAGATATTTTAGCCACCCTGCGCGACACCGAATTTACTCGCATCCCCGTTTACGATGACGACATCAACAATATCTTAGGGGTATTACACCAGCGCTATGTCAGCCGCATTATTGATAACGACGGCCTCAACCGCAGCCAGCTCACCAAGGAAATGGTGGAGCCGTACTTTGTGCCTGAAAGCACCCCTCTACACACTCAGATGGTTAACTTTCAAAAACACAAACACCGCATGGGCATGGTGGTAGACGAATACGGCGTAGTACAGGGTTTGGTTACCCTAGAAGATATATTGGAAGAAATCGTCGGTGAGTTCACCTCAAACTTTGCCGATAACACTGAGGACATACACACTCAGGACAACGGCACCCATCTTATCAATGGCACCACCACCATACGTGACATTAATAAAAATCTGGACTGGGAGCTACCCACCGAAGGCCCAAAAACCTTAAACGGCCTATTATTAGAGCACTTAGAGTCATTCCCTGACGCGACTGTCTGCGTACAATATGGTGAGTACTTGTTTGAAATTGTTGAAGTCAAAGACAATATGATACAAAACGTTAAGGCCCATAAACTGATAAACCCTAACGAACACTCGCACTAAACCTCCACCCAAAAAACTGCGCAATTTTTTCAGTAAGTAAACAGCTTGTTATGCCACCCTATTACAACAAGCTTTTACAGCAGCAGATGCTTATTCATTTTTTTAAAACGCTTTTTGCACTCACCTAAAACGCCACGCTTTTCATCGTTGCTATACATCACCCAATCGGTGATCTCTAAGGCACTGCGGTAACAACCCTCACAGATATCCTCATCGTTTAACAAGCAGATGGAAATACAGGGGGATTTAACTTTTTCTTGCTCAGGCTTTTCTGCTTCAGCCACTTTTTGTTCAGTCATGGTACAACTCTTACTTCTGTAAATGGATAACAGCAACTAATCAGCCAGTGCTGATAAGTCCTGTAAAAAACGACGGCCGTTAGCCACATAATGCTCTGCCGACTTATGCAAGCCGCTAATTTCTTGCTCACTCAACTGGCGACGTATACGCGCGGGCGAACCCACCACCAAAGAGCCATCGGGTATATTCATACCTTCGGGCACTAGCGAGTTGGCGCCTATTAAGCAGTGCTTGCCTATAGTAACACCGTTAAGTACCACGGCATTTATGCCGACTAAGCTGTAATCTCCCACGGTGCAGCCATGTAGCACAGCCTTATGCCCTACCGTCACGCCTTCGCCTACGGTTAAGGGGTAACCGGGGTCGGCATGTAGCACGCAACCATCTTGTATATTGCTACCCTTGCCCACGGTAATTTTCTCATGGTCGGCGCGTATCACCACATTAAACCACAGGCTAACATCGGCAGCTAAAGCCACATCGCCGACTACCGTGGCATTATGGGCAATAAAATTTTCAGCTTCTTGCTGCGGGCTTTTATCCGCCAAACGAAACAACATGCTTATACCTCCAGCGATTGAGTGTTAGCCATAATCCGGCAAGGCCACATTAAAAAATCCTGTCATTAAATCGGCGATTAAACGCGCGGTTACACCCTGAACCCTATAATCCTGATATGAAAACTGCGGCGATAACTGCTGCCTACCGGCATAAATCTGCTGGGTAAACTGCCAGTTGCTGGCCTCAGACAACTGCGCCAAGGGCAGGGTAAAAATAGCGGCTACCTCATTAGCATTCGCTTTTAGATTGACACTATTTTTAACTAAAGCCACGCAGGGGCTTAAACTAAAACCGCTGCGGGTAACACGTCGATTAAGCTGGCCCAGATAAGTTACCGCCGCTGGCGGCAGTGCCACTTCTTCATAAGCTTCACGCAAGGCGGTGGCTACATCATCACCATCTTCGGGCTCGGGTTTGCCACCGGGAAAAGCAATCTCGCTGGGGTGCAGCGCTAAATGCGCCGCCCGCTGGGTCAGTAATAAATCTGCCTGGCCATCGATATTCATCACCGCTAGCAATACCGCGGCACGCCTGCTGGCGAAGTCATCTTCGACAGCCCTTGCAGGCACAGACAAAGCAAAAGGCTCCGTGAGCAACTGCTGCCTAGCCTGCCAAAAATCCACAGCTAACCCTACGACTCAGCTGCGGGCAATTGATCAAAAGGCGTTAAGCCCTGCTGCTGATAAAAGGCATCAGCATATTGCTGCAGGCGATTGTCAGTTATGGCCTCGCGTATGTTTTGCATATGTTTTTGGTAGTAGCGCAAATTATGTATGGTGTTGAGCTGGCTACCTAAAATCTCTTTGCACTTGTCTAGGTGATGCAAATAGGCACGGCTAAAGTTTTCGCAGGTATAGCAATCGCATTCGGGGTCTAATGGCTCGGCGCTGTGTTTATGTTTAGCATTACGTAACTTAATCACCCCCTGTGAAGTAAATAAATGCGCGTTGCGTGCATGCCTAGTGGGCATAACGCAATCAAACATATCGACGCCACGCATTACCGCCTCTAATAAATCCTGCGGCGTGCCTACCCCCATTAAATAACGAGGCTTGTCAGCGGGCAGCTCTTCGGTAATGCAATTTAACACATCAATCATTTCATTTTTAGGCTCGCCCACTGACAGTCCGCCTATGGCATAGCCATCAAAACCTATGTCTTTTAAGCCACCTATAGACACTTTGCGCAAGTCTTCATACATGCCGCCCTGGATGATACCAAACAAGGCCGAAGGGCTATCGCCGTGAGCCACTTTGCTGCGCTGCGCCCAACGCAAAGATAGCTCCATAGAATCTTTGGCTTCTTTGTGGGTAGCCGGGTAAGGCGTGCACTCATCAAAAATCATCACGATGTCAGAGCCTAAGTCACGCTGCACTTGTATAGACTTTTCTGGGTCTAAAAATATTTTTGAGCCATCGATGGGGGATTTAAACGCCACCCCTTCCTCAGTAATTTTGCGCAGCTTACCCAAGCTAAATACTTGGAAGCCGCCGGAGTCGGTTAGGATGGGTTTGCTCCAGCCCATAAAGTCATGCAGCGTTCCATTATTATCGGGCCCATGGGCTTTGATCACTTCAGTGCCAGGGCGTAGCATGAGGTGAAAGGTGTTACCTAAAATAATTTCAGCGCCTATGGCCTCCACATCTTTGGGCAACATACCTTTAACCGTGCCGTAGGTACCCACCGGCATAAAGGCGGGGGTCTCTACCACACCACGGGGAAACTTTAGGCGGCCGCGACGCGCCTTACCGTCGGTGTTATCCAGCTCAAAGGTCATAAAGGTTTTACGTTGGGGTTTATCGCTCATAGTACATTCTCAATCAGATTGGCTGCGGCAATACAAACATGGCATCACCATAGCTAAAAAATCGGTATTGTTGTGCCACCGCCTCGCGGTAAGCGTTAAACACATTATTTTGGCCGGCAAAGGCACTCACCAACATAATGAGGGTGGATTCTGGCAGATGGAAATTGGTGACCATGGCATCCACCGATTTAAATTGATAACCGGGGTAAATAAAAATTTCGCTATCGCCACTAAAGGGTGTTAGCTCACCGCTTTGTGAGGCACTTTCTAGACTGCGCACGGCGGTGGTGCCTACGGCAATAACTCTACCGCCCTTGGCGCGAGTGGCTGCCACCTGCGCACATACTTCAGCACTCACCTCTATCGTTTCGGCATGCATCTTATGCTCGGTAATATTCTCTACCCGCACCGGCTGAAACGTACCCGCCCCTACATGCAGGGTGACGAAGGCGGTATCCACGCCCTTGTCTTTACACTGCTGTAAAAAGCCTTCACTAAAATGTAGCCCAGCGGTGGGCGCAGCTACCGCACCCTCTTTACGGCCGAACACGGTTTGGTAGCGTTCTCTGTCGCTAAGCTCATCCTTACGATCTATATAAGGAGGCAGCGGCATATGGCCTATGGTGTTCATTACCGTGACGGCATCACCACCCTCGATAAAGCGCAGCTCGAACAAGGCATCGTGACGCCCCAACACTTCTACCTTAGCTAACACCTCATCGCTATCGGCCAAGGCTGTTAAGTATAGCTCGGCACCCGCCTTGGGGGACTTGCTGGCTCGCACATGGGCCAACACCCTGTCTTGGTCTAGCATGCGCTCTACCAGTATCTCTATGCGACCACCGCTGGCCTTGCGGCCCCACAAACGGGCGGCCAGCACCTTGGTATCGTTAAGCACCAGCAAATCGCCCGCCT
Above is a window of Dasania marina DSM 21967 DNA encoding:
- a CDS encoding gamma carbonic anhydrase family protein, producing MLFRLADKSPQQEAENFIAHNATVVGDVALAADVSLWFNVVIRADHEKITVGKGSNIQDGCVLHADPGYPLTVGEGVTVGHKAVLHGCTVGDYSLVGINAVVLNGVTIGKHCLIGANSLVPEGMNIPDGSLVVGSPARIRRQLSEQEISGLHKSAEHYVANGRRFLQDLSALAD
- a CDS encoding DUF1289 domain-containing protein codes for the protein MTEQKVAEAEKPEQEKVKSPCISICLLNDEDICEGCYRSALEITDWVMYSNDEKRGVLGECKKRFKKMNKHLLL
- a CDS encoding HlyC/CorC family transporter — encoded protein: MDELSLNLLFTIIAILILLSAFFSSAETGMMSLNRYRLKHLLKQRHKGARRAYKLLKKPDQLISLILIGNNLVNFITASLFTVVAIRLWGEDAAVVAAPVILTMVVLIFAEITPKTIAALHPEKIAFPAANVLTVLLKILFPVVWLINSLTNGILKLIGIDPSINSNEDLSSAELRTIVGEAGPHIPKRHQGMLINILDLEDICVEDIMIPRNEVVGIDLQETDEDILATLRDTEFTRIPVYDDDINNILGVLHQRYVSRIIDNDGLNRSQLTKEMVEPYFVPESTPLHTQMVNFQKHKHRMGMVVDEYGVVQGLVTLEDILEEIVGEFTSNFADNTEDIHTQDNGTHLINGTTTIRDINKNLDWELPTEGPKTLNGLLLEHLESFPDATVCVQYGEYLFEIVEVKDNMIQNVKAHKLINPNEHSH
- a CDS encoding cytochrome C assembly family protein, with protein sequence MTVLFEISAITLYLLAATYQGAFLLNLAKQPQKTLLLGLSALALLCHGISLFSRPIDLGLLNISSLFFWFIALLALLSTLRRPTYNLLVVLLPLAALAIAAGMSNTTAQPLQSHLSKGMLSHILSSILAYSVLTIAMFQAIALSIQDHQLKQHHVKGIIRALPPLQTMEAMLFELLWIGVVLLSISILSGIVFLEDIFAQHLIHKTALSIAAWCIFSTLLWGHWQLGWRSQTAVRWTIGGFIALMLGYFGSKFVLEIILQ
- the tgt gene encoding tRNA guanosine(34) transglycosylase Tgt; amino-acid sequence: MTFELDNTDGKARRGRLKFPRGVVETPAFMPVGTYGTVKGMLPKDVEAIGAEIILGNTFHLMLRPGTEVIKAHGPDNNGTLHDFMGWSKPILTDSGGFQVFSLGKLRKITEEGVAFKSPIDGSKIFLDPEKSIQVQRDLGSDIVMIFDECTPYPATHKEAKDSMELSLRWAQRSKVAHGDSPSALFGIIQGGMYEDLRKVSIGGLKDIGFDGYAIGGLSVGEPKNEMIDVLNCITEELPADKPRYLMGVGTPQDLLEAVMRGVDMFDCVMPTRHARNAHLFTSQGVIKLRNAKHKHSAEPLDPECDCYTCENFSRAYLHHLDKCKEILGSQLNTIHNLRYYQKHMQNIREAITDNRLQQYADAFYQQQGLTPFDQLPAAES
- the queA gene encoding tRNA preQ1(34) S-adenosylmethionine ribosyltransferase-isomerase QueA is translated as MKLSDFSYDLPDELIARYPTAERTASRLLMLDGASGEIVHGQFTDLLSQLQAGDLLVLNDTKVLAARLWGRKASGGRIEILVERMLDQDRVLAHVRASKSPKAGAELYLTALADSDEVLAKVEVLGRHDALFELRFIEGGDAVTVMNTIGHMPLPPYIDRKDELSDRERYQTVFGRKEGAVAAPTAGLHFSEGFLQQCKDKGVDTAFVTLHVGAGTFQPVRVENITEHKMHAETIEVSAEVCAQVAATRAKGGRVIAVGTTAVRSLESASQSGELTPFSGDSEIFIYPGYQFKSVDAMVTNFHLPESTLIMLVSAFAGQNNVFNAYREAVAQQYRFFSYGDAMFVLPQPI
- a CDS encoding NUDIX hydrolase yields the protein MDFWQARQQLLTEPFALSVPARAVEDDFASRRAAVLLAVMNIDGQADLLLTQRAAHLALHPSEIAFPGGKPEPEDGDDVATALREAYEEVALPPAAVTYLGQLNRRVTRSGFSLSPCVALVKNSVNLKANANEVAAIFTLPLAQLSEASNWQFTQQIYAGRQQLSPQFSYQDYRVQGVTARLIADLMTGFFNVALPDYG